In Silene latifolia isolate original U9 population chromosome X, ASM4854445v1, whole genome shotgun sequence, the following proteins share a genomic window:
- the LOC141623099 gene encoding GTP-binding protein At2g22870: MLLRTFISSFPQITSPFRLPSLSPTSFHHRLSFRRYALSSSTAPSPPPQPPKSSAKPARPVLFLPPGVQPEDVTDKMILPDSNIVIGPYAGHAQIKDVTFIKSSDKPKDCPKDGLPEFAILGRSNVGKSSLINALVRKKEIALTSKKPGKTQLINHFLVDKKWYIVDLPGYGFAKASESARMDWSSFTKGYFLNRDTLVAVLLLIDASVPPKTIDLDCANWLGRNNVPITFVFTKCDKTKGGKGAKPVENIKAFQDLMSKNYKQPPPWIMTSSVTGLGRDGLLLHMSQLRNYWDS, translated from the exons ATGTTACTCAGAACATTCATCTCCTCCTTCCCACAAATCACTTCTCCGTTCCGACTCCCCTCCCTTTCTCCCACCTCCTTCCACCACCGTCTCTCTTTCCGCCGCTACGCCCTCTCCAGCTCCACTGCTCCTTCGCCTCCTCCGCAACCACCGAAGTCATCAGCCAAACCAGCTCGCCCCGTGCTCTTCCTTCCGCCGGGAGTCCAACCCGAAGATGTAACCGATAAAATGATCCTCCCCGATTCCAACATTGTAATCGGACCGTATGCCGGTCATGCCCAAATTAAGGATGTTACGTTTATCAAGAGTAGTGACAAGCCCAAGGATTGCCCTAAAGACGGCCTCCCTGAATTCGCCATTTTGGGCCGGTCTAATGTCGGAAAGTCTTCGCTTATTAATGCCCTTGTTAGGAAGAAGGAGATTGCTTTGACTTCTAAGAAGCCTG ggaAGACTCAGCTTATTAATCATTTTCTTGTGGATAAGAAATGGTATATTGTGGATTTGCCTGGATATGG GTTTGCAAAGGCGTCGGAATCTGCACGGATGGATTGGTCTTCATTCACTAAAGGTTACTTCTTGAATCGAGATACACTTGTGGCAGTGCTATTGCTAATCGATGCAAGTGTTCCCCCTAAAACGATTGATCTTGATTGTGCTAATTGGCTTGGACGAAACAAT GTACCGATCACCTTTGTCTTCACCAAGTGTGATAAGACGAAGGGTGGAAAAGGAGCAAAGCCAGTTGAGAACATCAAAGCGTTTCAGGATTTGATGAGCAAAAATTACAAGCAACCGCCCCCATGGATCATGACTAGCAGTGTCACCGGTTTAGGCAGGGATGGACTTCTTCTGCACATGTCACAGCTAAGAAATTATTGGGATAGTTAG
- the LOC141617000 gene encoding uncharacterized protein LOC141617000: MVAYNSLNDINQQYDNNTQHKSTGSIKRPATKASSNSQQPKVYKVKPIHFRQLVQELTGAQKPDPRRATLQSVAPPPLPLNPHRLHFQTQTQTQNKPTEKPSATLDSKSSDKNQGWEGISELNLSPNFQAWFNFAMLSPGPAPVSH; this comes from the coding sequence ATGGTGGCATACAATAGTTTAAATGACATAAACCAGCAATATGACAACAACACACAGCATAAGTCCACAGGAAGCATAAAAAGACCAGCAACAAAAGCATCTAGTAATAGTCAACAGCCTAAGGTGTACAAGGTGAAGCCAATTCACTTCCGTCAGCTTGTTCAAGAGCTGACGGGTGCACAAAAACCTGATCCTAGACGAGCTACCCTACAGAGTGTTGCACCACCCCCTCTTCCACTCAACCCTCATCGCCTTCATTTTCAGACTCAAACTCAAACTCAGAATAAACCCACGGAAAAGCCATCCGCAACACTGGACTCCAAATCATCTGATAAAAATCAAGGATGGGAAGGCATTAGTGAACTAAACCTATCACCAAACTTTCAGGCTTGGTTTAACTTTGCTATGTTGAGTCCAGGACCAGCTCCCGTTTCTCACTAA